From Cannabis sativa cultivar Pink pepper isolate KNU-18-1 chromosome 8, ASM2916894v1, whole genome shotgun sequence, a single genomic window includes:
- the LOC115700165 gene encoding senescence-induced receptor-like serine/threonine-protein kinase, translating to MKQTHNIIPHSTNKIGSSAFQPRNHQCNYADIIDITNNFEKIIGKGGFGTVFHGYLNDTQVAVKILSESSAQGYKEFQAEVNLLMRVHHKNLTSLVGYCIDDKHMGLIYEYMANGNLGRHLSDKQSYTLSWEERLQIAVDAAHGLEYLHYGCKPAIVHRDVKTTNILLNEKFQAKLADFGLSRAFCTEGGNQVSTVVAGTPGYLDPEYYKSNWLNEKSDVYAFGVVLFEIITGRPVIAKINSNENIHISQWVENMLYENGEIQSVVDPRLRGNFQLNSTWKAIELATNCVHLNSIERPTMNQVVVELKECLALALEITPEKDNLFTKDALIRKMTLNIDTHVNPLPR from the exons ATGAAGCAAACACACAATATTATTCCCCACTCAACAAACAAAATTGGGTCATCAGCATTTCAGCCAAGAAACCATCAATGTAATTATGCTGATATCATAGACATTACCAATAACTTTGAGAAAATCATTGGTAAAGGAGGCTTTGGAACTGTTTTCCATGGCTACTTAAATGACACCCAAGTGGCAGTCAAAATACTTTCTGAGTCTTCAGCTCAAGGCTACAAAGAGTTTCAAGCTGAG GTCAATCTCTTAATGAGAGTTCACCACAAAAACTTGACTAGTCTTGTTGGATACTGCATTGATGATAAACACATGGGGCTTATCTATGAGTACATGGCTAATGGAAACTTAGGAAGGCATCTCTCag ATAAACAATCATATACTTTGAGTTGGGAGGAAAGACTGCAAATAGCTGTGGATGCAGCACATG GTTTGGAGTATCTACACTATGGTTGTAAGCCAGCAATAGTCCATAGAGATGTGAAGACCACAAATATCTTgttgaatgaaaaattccaagcCAAACTTGCTGATTTTGGTCTCTCCAGAGCTTTTTGTACTGAAGGTGGTAATCAAGTGTCAACTGTTGTGGCTGGCACTCCTGGATATCTTGATCCAGa gtattACAAATCAAATTGGTTAAATGAGAAGAGTGATGTTTACGCTTTTGGAGTTGTTTTATTCGAGATAATCACTGGTCGACCAGTGATTGCAAAAATTAACAGTAATGAGAATATTCACATATCTCAATGGGTTGAGAACATGCTTTATGAAAATGGAGAGATTCAAAGCGTTGTTGATCCCAGGCTGAGAGGAAACTTCCAACTCAACTCTACATGGAAAGCTATTGAATTGGCCACAAATTGTGTGCATTTAAACTCTATTGAAAGGCCAACAATGAATCAAGTTGTGGTGGAATTGAAAGAGTGTTTAGCATTAGCACTAGAGATTACTCCCGAAAAGGATAACCTTTTCACGAAAGATGCTCTTATTAGAAAGATGACTCTTAATATAGACACACATGTAAACCCTTTACCAAGGTAA
- the LOC133030571 gene encoding uncharacterized protein LOC133030571, translated as MSSSTSDPASATMATASSSAAPANPLWNPFSNSLTSSLTLKLDRLNFLSWKSQVVPTVIGHDLDDILFTGAPPPKNLVNGNPNLECLQWRKNDQLLLSWLGSSMFESILASVANYNSSTAVWRALEQKFVFPVDDQDLVLQLLNGLGRKFDSVVSGITSRSDALTVEEVQALLLTHECRLEHHQNMTDLAVKMQVDLAFGNGRSGGARPFASSKNPTNEVFQPTSGRGFDKNWVVPKSHQPPPRAHLTDFDFEYDPQAYSTTLVQDFGDDTS; from the exons ATGTCGTCTTCAACCTCCGATCCTGCCTCTGCAACAATGGCCACTGCCTCTTCCTCCGCTGCTCCTGCAAATCCTCTCTGGAATCCTTTTTCCAACTCCCTTACTTCGTCCCTTACCCTCAAATTAGATCGTCTAAATTTCTTATCCTGGAAATCTCAAGTTGTCCCGACTGTCATAGGTCATGATCTTGATGATATTCTCTTCACCGGAGCTCCTCCTCCAAAGAATCTTGTCAATGGCAACCCCAACCTTGAGTGCTTACAATGGAGGAAAAATGATCAACTCTTGTTATCCTGGCTTGGATCTTCTATGTTTGAGAGCATTCTTGCCTCTGTTGCTAATTACAACTCCTCTACTGCTGTTTGGCGCGCCCTGGAGCAAAAATTT gtttttcCTGTTGATGACCAAGACCTTGTTCTTCAGCTTCTAAATGGTCTTGGTCGTAAATTCGACTCGGTTGTATCTGGAATTACATCACGAAGTGATGCTCTTACTGTTGAAGAAGTTCAGGCCCTTCTTCTTACTCATGAATGCAGGCTCGAACACCATCAGAATATGACTGATCTTGCAGTCAAAATGCAAGTCGATCTTGCATTTGGAAATGGCAGATCTGGTGGTGCTCGACCATTTGCCTCATCCAAGAACCCTACTAATGAAGTTTTCCAACCCACCTCTGGTCGTGG GTTTGACAAGAATTGGGTTGTTCCTAAATCTCATCAACCTCCTCCAAGGGCTCATCTCACAGATTTTGATTTTGAGTATGATCCTCAAGCCTATTCCACAACTCTTGTTCAAGATTTTGGAGATGATACCTCTTGA